The Lactobacillus sp. ESL0680 DNA segment CGCAGCTGTATCTGGGATTATTTACAACCTCGGAATGATTATTGGTGTTTTTCTGGGAACGCTAATCTTTGATAAAATTAGTCGGCGAACGTTTTTAATCAGTAATTTTTTAATATCTGGTTTACTAATTGGGATTTTAGCATTTATGACTAAAGCGCCAAATACTGCCAAATTGGTTATTTTTAGCTTATTTGCAATCATTCTATCTGCAGGTTTGGTATTAGATTACCCTTACCCTACAGAATTGTTTGATGTTACCGTTCGGGGAACAGGAGTTGGTACCTGCATCACTATCAGCCGCATTGGTGCGGCAGCCGGTACCTTCTTATTACCAATCTTAACCAATACTGGTGGTGTTAAATTAGCCATGTTAGTTTGTGCCGTCGTATTACTGGCAGATTTCCTACTCTGCCTTTTCTGGGCACCGGAAACCTCACCCAAATTTATGAAAAAATAAAAAACAGCTAAATAAATTAGCTGCTTTTTGTGTTACACGTGTAACACGATTATTTTTCTTCATACCATTGTGTGTGGAAGACACCTGGACGGTCATTTCTGTTGTAAGTATGAGCACCAAAGTAATCACGTTGACCCTGAATTAAATTGGCAGGTAAACTTGGGTTAAAAATTGATTCCAAGTAATTAAGTGCTGCACTCAAGGTTGGTGTTGGAATCCCGGCTTTAGTTGCTAATTCAACTACTTGCCGCAAAGCACCAATATTTTGTGTCATTAAGTCATTGAAGTAACTGTCTTGGAACAAATTATCCAGCTCTTTACCATCTTTATAAGCATTTTCAATATCTTTCAACATTGATGAGCGAATAATACAGCCTGCTTCCCAAACTTGAGCAATTGCTGGGTACCGCAAATCCCAGTTATAAGCATCTGCAGCCATCTTCAATTGTTGGAAGCCTTGAGCATAAGCAACAGCTTGCCCCAATTGCAAAGCCTTGCCTAAATTATCTACCAAATCAGCTGGTACTTCACCATTCCAAGTAATTTCCTTGCCTGAACGTGTTGATGCCTTAGACATAAACCGAGCCAAAACAGCTTCCGCAATTACACTAATCGGTGTGCCTAAACGAATAGCATCCTCAAGCATCCAGTTACCAGTTCCCTTGTATGAAGCCACATTTAAAATATGGTCAATCACGTAATCAGGAGTTAAGTCATCTTTTTGCTTCAAAACTTCTGCTGTAATTTCACTAAGGTAAGCTTCAACAACCCCTTGGTTCCAATCAGCAAAGATTTGTGACATTTCACTATTAGTCTTGCCTGCAATCTTACGTAAAATATCATAAACTTCAGAGAATTCCTGCATAATGCCGTATTCAATTCCGTTATGAACCATCTTAACGTAATGACCACTGCCTTCAGGGCCAATAAAGCTAACACATGGGCGACCTTCAGTATTTTTAGCAGCAATTGCTTCTAAAATAGGCGCGACTTGCTTATATGCTTCTTCATCGCCACCCGGCATTAATGCTGGGCCATTCAAAGCACCTTCTTCACCACCAGAAACACCCATTCCAATAAAGTGAATACCGTGCTTCTTCATTTCGTTGAATCGACGATTAGTATCATTAAAGTTAGAATTACCACCATCAATTAAAATATCGCCTTGATCCAGTAAAGGCAATAAAGTATGTAAAGTTTCGTCAACTGGACGACCAGCGGCGATTTGAATTAAAATTTTGCGGGGTTTTTCTAATGAATTGACGAATTCTTCCCAAGAATAAGTAGGTTTTAACTTATCGTCTTCATATTTCGCAAAAGCATCAACTTCCGGCTTATCAATACTATAACCAGAAACTGAAAAGCCACTATTTCTGACATTTAAAGCAAGATTCTTACCCATTACAGATAAGCCAATTATTCCAAATTGTTGCATATTTTATCCTCCACTTATTAAATTTATCCTCTATTATTATACTTATAAGTACGCAAAAAAGCGAAACCTTTTTATTAGTTCCGCTTTTTTATTTGTAATATTAACGATTAATTAACATTAAGCTTCTGAAGCACCTGAAGCAGCATCTTCATCGTCTGAAATGCCAAAAGCATCATCGTTAACGCCGTATTTTTCAGCAAAGTAGCTGAATGGCTTCAAACCTTGTGCTTGGTATTTTTCAACAAATGCTGGGTCATCAAGAGTGTTCAATTCAGTTGAGTATGGCATGTCGTGAGTAAGCTTAACGTCTACTAACATTGGCTTATCAGAACTCTTCCATTCCTTAACTGCATCTTCAAATTCTTGCTTAGTACGTACAGTTACACCCTTAACGTTCATACCTTCAGCAACCTTTGCCCAGTCGTTATCTGGAAGGATAACACCTGATAATGGTTGGTGTGATTGGTCTTCTTGTTCAGCTTGGATGAAACCAAGAGTTTCGTTAGTGAAGACAACGTTCATGATGTGCATGTTGTAACGAGCTTGGGTCAATAATTCTTGACTCATCATTGCAAAACCACCGTCACCACCAAGGTTCCAAACTTCACGGTCTGGGCAAGCAGTTGCAGCAGCTACAGCAGCTGGTGAACCAAAGCCCATAGTTGCGTACAAGCCTGAAGTTGCCCAAACTTGGTTATCGTGCAAGTTCATCAAACGTTGGAAGTCAATGTTGATGTTACCAACATCGATACCAAACATAGCATCGTCTGAAGCGTACTTGTTAATAATGTCAAAGATTGGTTCACGACGAATTGGCATTTCATCTGCATCGTCAAAGCTGTGTTGCCATTCTTCCCAGTTCTTACGGTCTTCAACACCAGCTTTGTAAAGTGGTGATTCTTCACGAGCTTCACCAGCATCGATGATAGCTTGCAAACTCTTGGCACCGTCAGCCAAAATTGGAAGATCAACAGCGTGACGCTTACCTAATTTTTCTGAATCGATGTCGATTTGGATCATCTTAGCCTTAGGGTTAAAGAAGTAGCTTGAGAATGGTGAGTCGTTACCAACCCAAACAACCAAGTCAGCATGAGTTTGGATGTCGTCACTTGCCTTAGGAGCACAACGACCAATTGAACCCAAGTATGCTGGAAATGCATCTTCAACGATACCCTTACCAAGAACTGATGACATAATTGGCATCTTGAACTTGTCTGAGAAAGCCTTCAATACATCGCCGTGACCCTTAAGTCCCATACCAAAGTAAACTACTGGGTTAGTTGCTTCTGCAATCATCTTAACTGCGGCATCAATTGATTCCTTAGTTGGTGCAGCGTAGTTAGGCATAGCAGTTAATGAGTTAGCAGTAACACGGAAGTTGTCGCTGATCTTTTCCCAACCAAAGTCTTTTGGCAAGATTAAAACAGCAGGACCCTTCTTAGCATAAGCTTGACGAAGAGCTTCATCCATCATCCGTGGAATTTGATCAGCTGCTTTAACTTGGTGATTCCAAACAGCAACGTTGTCAAACCAAGGCTTTTCATCAAAAGCTTGGAAGAAGTTCATGTCTTGACGGCTAACAGGAACGTTAGCAACGATAGCTACCATTGGAGTCTTGTCGTATTTAGCGTCGTATAAACCGTTCATCAAGTGAACAGCACCAGGTCCAGCTGAACCGAAACATACACCAACTTTACCAGTCAGCTTGTATTCAGCTGAAGCGGCTAAAGCACCAGCTTCTTCGTGACGAACTTCGATAAACTTAAGCTTGTCTTTGAAATTAAGAATAGCATTCATAGTTGAATCGAATGAACCACCTGGATAACCAAAGATGTGGTCAATATCCCAATCAACTAATACTTGAAGCATTGCATCTGAGCCATTAATTTTTGTCATTTGAGCGTATCTCCTTCAAATAAATCACTTACATACAGTATTAAAACATATAATTTCATAATTACAAGTAACTGAATTGCAAATAAATCAAGCTCCAGAAGATAGCTAACAAAATATAAAAAGTAACGTAATCAAAAAATCTGAAACTGTAAATTTATCGTTAAGTTGACTTTATCAGGCAGAAATCGCTTTATTTGCGATATTTTATAGGGAATTTTAGCCTAGATCAAACAATAACACCATTAATATATATTTGTATAAATAAAAAAACGAAATCAAAATAAATTGATTTCGTTTCTCTAAAAATAATTAATATTGTTTATTAAGTATTAGTGTTCTGAAGCACTTGAAGTAGTGTCAGTTTCTTCTGGTTCAGGTTCTGGTTCTTCTTCTTCAGAAGCGCCTGAAGCAGTGTCTTCTACAAGGCCATACTTGTCAGCAAAGTAGCTGAATGGCTTCAAACCTTGTGCTTGATACTTCTCAACAAATTCTGGGTCATCAAGAGTGTTCAATTCAGTTGAGTATGGCATTTCGTGAGTGAACTTAACGTCAATCAACATTGGTCCATCCATTTGCTTCCATTCTTTAACTGCATCTTCAAATTCTTGCTTAGTACGTACAGTTACACCCTTAACGTTCATACCTTCAGCAACCTTTGCCCAATCGTTGTTAGGAATAATAACACCTGACAATGGTTGGTTAGATTCATCTTCTTGTTCAGCTTGGATGTAACCTAAAGTTTCGTTAGTGAAGACAACGTTGATAACGTGCATGTTGTAACGAGCTTGAGTTAATAACTCTTGACTCATCATTGCGAAACCACCGTCACCGCCAAGGTTCCAAACTTCACGTTCTGGATGAGTAGTTGCAGCAGCAAGTGATGCTGGAGTACCAAAGCCCATAGTTGCGTACAAGCCTGAAGTTGCCCAAGTTTGGTTATCATGTAAGTTAACTAAACGTTGGAAGTCAATGTTGATGTTACCAACATCAATAGCAAACATAGCATCGTCTGAAGCATATTTGTTGATGATGTCAAAGATTGGTTCACGACGAACTGGCATTTCATCTGAATCAACAAAGCTTGCTTGCCATTCATCCCAGTTCTTACGGTCTGCAAGAGCAGCCTTGTAAATTGGTGATTCTTCACGGTCTTCGCCAGCATCGATCATTGCTTGCAAAGTCTTAGCACCGTCAGCCAAAATTGGAACATCAACAGCGTGACGCTTACCCAATTTTTCTGAGTCAACATCAATTTGGATAACCTTAGCCTTAGGATCAAAGAAGAAGACTGAGAATGGTGAGTTGTTACCAACCCAGATAACTAAGTCAGCATGAGTTTGAATATCATCACTGGCCTTTGGAGCAACACGGCCAATTGAGCCCATGTATGCTGGAAATGCATCTTCAACAATACCTTTAGCAATAACTGATGACATAATTGGAGTCTTAAACTTGTCAGCAAATGCCTTTAAAACATCGCCGTGACCCTTCATACCCATACCATAGTATACTACTGGGTTCTTAGCTTCTTTAAGAACTTTAAGAGCTGCTTCAACATCAGTCTTCTTAGGAGCTGCATAGTTAGGGATAGCTTCTAATGAGTTATAAGTTACACGGAAGTTATCGTTAATCTTGTCCCAACCAAAGTCCTTAGGAAGGATTAAAACTGCTGGACCCTTCTTAGCATATGCTTGACGAAGAGCTTCGTCCATCATGCTAGGAACTTGGTCAGCTGTCTTAATTTGGTGGTTCCAAACAGCTACGGAATCAAACCAAGGCTTTTCATCAAAAGCTTGGAAGAAGTCAATATCTTGACGACTAGTTGGTACGTTAGCAACGATAGCTACCATTGGTACCTTATCGTATTTAGCATCGTACAAACCGTTCATCAAGTGAACAGCACCAGGTCCAGCTGAACCAAAACATACACCAGCTTGGCCAGTGAATTTGTATTCAGCAGCTGCTGCCAAAGCACCAGCTTCTTCGTGACGAACTTCAATGTATTTTAACTTACCTTTGAAGTCGTGAATAGCGTTCATTGTTGAGTCAAATGAACCACCTGGGAAACCATAAATATGATCAATATGCCAGTCCAATAAAACTTGGAGCATAGCATTTGCGCCATTAATTTTTGCCATTTTAAAGTGCATCTCCTTAAATACATGTTTACTTACATAATGTATTAAAACATATAATTTCACAATTTCAAGTATGCACTTACGTTAATAAAGTACTGGGGTTTCAGCTGGAAACAAGAAATATTTTCACAATTTTGATAGCACTATCATTGGAAACGTTTTTACAGCAATATTTATGCTTGTTATTAGTTGATCATTCTTCCAACATAATTGGCAAATTTTAAAGATAAAAAATTTAAAATATTTTTTTACTTCTTAATTTTTTGATAACGGCCGTTTTGAATATAGACACTCAAAATAGCCAAATCAGCCGGATTAACACCCGAGATTCTTTCCGCCTGAGCTATTGTCTCAGGCCGAATCTTAGCGAATTTTTGTCTTGCTTCGGTTGCCAAGCCATCAATTGCATTATAATCAATGCCTGCTGGAATCTTTTTAGCTTCTTGACGGTGAAGACGGTCAATCTGAACTTGTTCTTTTTTAATATATCCGGCGTATTTAATATTGATTTCAACCTGCTCTTTAACATAGCGGTCTGGTGAGATTTTCTCTCCTGTAAGCCGTTCAATGTCGTCAATCGTTACTTTAGGACGTCTTAAAAAGATATCTGCTTTAACACCAGCGCTCATTTGATTTTCGCCAATTCCACTCAAATATTGTTGGATTTCAAAATTCGGATGAATCGTTAAACTAGCCAATTTTGCCTTAACAATCGCAATTTGTTTTTTCTTATCTTCAAACTCAGCGTAGCGTTCATCGGAAATTAAACCGAGCTTATAACCATAATCAGTTAACCGTAAATCAGCGTTATCATGACGCAAAATCAACCGGTACTCAGCCCGCGAGGTAAGTAAACGATATGGTTCTTCAGTTCCCTTGGTTACCAAATCATCAATTAATACCCCAATGTAGGCTTCATCCCTACCTAAAGTAAAACCAGGCTTACCAGCAGCACGCAAAGCAGCATTAATACCGGCAATTAATCCTTGACCAGCGGCCTCTTCATAGCCAGAGGTGCCGTTCATTTGACCAGCAGTAAACAGATTCTTAATATTTTTAGTTTCCAAAGTATGTTTTAACTGCCACGGATCAACAACATCGTATTCAATTGCATAACCCGGGCGCATCATTTCGGCATGTTCTAACCCGGCAACTGTATGCAGCATTTGTAGCTGAACCTCTTCTGGCATTGATGTTGAAAAGTCGCCAACATAGACTTCCTTAGTGTTTTTGCCCTCTGGCTCAAGAAAAATTTGGTGGCGCGGCTTATCAGCAAACCGGACAACCTTAGTCTCAATTGACGGGCAGTAACGTGGGCCAACACCCTTGATCTGACCAGAAAACATCGGCGAACGCGTCAAGTTTTCGTTAATAATCTTGTGCGTTTCTTCGTTGGTATAGGTCATCCAGCAAGATACTTGCTCTTTTAAGTAGTCTTCATCCCTACTGGTGAATGAAAAATGCCGCGGCTCTAGGTCTCCTGGTTCCTCTTCAGTCTTGGAATAGTCAATCGTATTACCGTTAACGCGGGGCGGGGTACCTGTCTTGAAGCGGCGCAATTTAAAACCTAATTTTTCTAAATTTTCAGACAATTTAATTGCCGGCACTGTATTGTTAGGACCTGAGGAATAATTTAACTCGCCAATAAAGATCCGGCCACGAGCAGCTGTTCCTGTTGTTAACACAACGCTCTTAGCGTGATAGCGGGCACCAGTATTCGTAATTAATCCCGTACATACCCCATCTTCAATAATTAATTCATCAACTGTTGCCTGGCGCAAAGTCAAGTTAGGGGTATTTTCAATGACATCCTTCATTCGGTCATGATATTCCCACTTGTCAGCTTGAGCTCGCAAAGCACGCACGGCTGGACCCTTACCCGTATTCAGCATCCGCATTTGGATATAGGTAGCATCAATATTTTTACCCATTTGCCCGCCCAAAGCATCAATTTCACGCACAACGGTTCCCTTAGCTGGACCACCAACTGACGGATTACATGGCATAAAGGCAACCATATCCAGGCTAATTGTCAGCAATAAAGTCTTCTGGCCCATTCTAGCACTAGCCAAAGCGGCTTCACTGCCGGCATGACCGGCACCAACAACTATGACATCATAATCATTTGAGTCGTAACTCTTAATCATTTCCACTTCTACTCCTATTTTCCTAAACAAAATTGACTGAATAATTCGTTAACCAGCTCATCAGGACTACTTTCACCCGTAATTTCACCTAAAGTATCCCATGCACCGTTAAAATCAATCTGGGCAATATCCACTGGCACTTCATCGTTAACCGCTTGAATGACGTCTTGTAGCTGCTTTTTGGCCTTTTCTAAAAGTCCCACTTGACGCTGATTAGTAACCATTACTTGATCGTTAGAATTTTCAATCCCGCTAAAGAACAATTTTCTGATTGCT contains these protein-coding regions:
- the gndA gene encoding NADP-dependent phosphogluconate dehydrogenase, translating into MQQFGIIGLSVMGKNLALNVRNSGFSVSGYSIDKPEVDAFAKYEDDKLKPTYSWEEFVNSLEKPRKILIQIAAGRPVDETLHTLLPLLDQGDILIDGGNSNFNDTNRRFNEMKKHGIHFIGMGVSGGEEGALNGPALMPGGDEEAYKQVAPILEAIAAKNTEGRPCVSFIGPEGSGHYVKMVHNGIEYGIMQEFSEVYDILRKIAGKTNSEMSQIFADWNQGVVEAYLSEITAEVLKQKDDLTPDYVIDHILNVASYKGTGNWMLEDAIRLGTPISVIAEAVLARFMSKASTRSGKEITWNGEVPADLVDNLGKALQLGQAVAYAQGFQQLKMAADAYNWDLRYPAIAQVWEAGCIIRSSMLKDIENAYKDGKELDNLFQDSYFNDLMTQNIGALRQVVELATKAGIPTPTLSAALNYLESIFNPSLPANLIQGQRDYFGAHTYNRNDRPGVFHTQWYEEK
- the spxB gene encoding pyruvate oxidase; the protein is MTKINGSDAMLQVLVDWDIDHIFGYPGGSFDSTMNAILNFKDKLKFIEVRHEEAGALAASAEYKLTGKVGVCFGSAGPGAVHLMNGLYDAKYDKTPMVAIVANVPVSRQDMNFFQAFDEKPWFDNVAVWNHQVKAADQIPRMMDEALRQAYAKKGPAVLILPKDFGWEKISDNFRVTANSLTAMPNYAAPTKESIDAAVKMIAEATNPVVYFGMGLKGHGDVLKAFSDKFKMPIMSSVLGKGIVEDAFPAYLGSIGRCAPKASDDIQTHADLVVWVGNDSPFSSYFFNPKAKMIQIDIDSEKLGKRHAVDLPILADGAKSLQAIIDAGEAREESPLYKAGVEDRKNWEEWQHSFDDADEMPIRREPIFDIINKYASDDAMFGIDVGNINIDFQRLMNLHDNQVWATSGLYATMGFGSPAAVAAATACPDREVWNLGGDGGFAMMSQELLTQARYNMHIMNVVFTNETLGFIQAEQEDQSHQPLSGVILPDNDWAKVAEGMNVKGVTVRTKQEFEDAVKEWKSSDKPMLVDVKLTHDMPYSTELNTLDDPAFVEKYQAQGLKPFSYFAEKYGVNDDAFGISDDEDAASGASEA
- the spxB gene encoding pyruvate oxidase, whose translation is MAKINGANAMLQVLLDWHIDHIYGFPGGSFDSTMNAIHDFKGKLKYIEVRHEEAGALAAAAEYKFTGQAGVCFGSAGPGAVHLMNGLYDAKYDKVPMVAIVANVPTSRQDIDFFQAFDEKPWFDSVAVWNHQIKTADQVPSMMDEALRQAYAKKGPAVLILPKDFGWDKINDNFRVTYNSLEAIPNYAAPKKTDVEAALKVLKEAKNPVVYYGMGMKGHGDVLKAFADKFKTPIMSSVIAKGIVEDAFPAYMGSIGRVAPKASDDIQTHADLVIWVGNNSPFSVFFFDPKAKVIQIDVDSEKLGKRHAVDVPILADGAKTLQAMIDAGEDREESPIYKAALADRKNWDEWQASFVDSDEMPVRREPIFDIINKYASDDAMFAIDVGNINIDFQRLVNLHDNQTWATSGLYATMGFGTPASLAAATTHPEREVWNLGGDGGFAMMSQELLTQARYNMHVINVVFTNETLGYIQAEQEDESNQPLSGVIIPNNDWAKVAEGMNVKGVTVRTKQEFEDAVKEWKQMDGPMLIDVKFTHEMPYSTELNTLDDPEFVEKYQAQGLKPFSYFADKYGLVEDTASGASEEEEPEPEPEETDTTSSASEH
- the mnmG gene encoding tRNA uridine-5-carboxymethylaminomethyl(34) synthesis enzyme MnmG → MIKSYDSNDYDVIVVGAGHAGSEAALASARMGQKTLLLTISLDMVAFMPCNPSVGGPAKGTVVREIDALGGQMGKNIDATYIQMRMLNTGKGPAVRALRAQADKWEYHDRMKDVIENTPNLTLRQATVDELIIEDGVCTGLITNTGARYHAKSVVLTTGTAARGRIFIGELNYSSGPNNTVPAIKLSENLEKLGFKLRRFKTGTPPRVNGNTIDYSKTEEEPGDLEPRHFSFTSRDEDYLKEQVSCWMTYTNEETHKIINENLTRSPMFSGQIKGVGPRYCPSIETKVVRFADKPRHQIFLEPEGKNTKEVYVGDFSTSMPEEVQLQMLHTVAGLEHAEMMRPGYAIEYDVVDPWQLKHTLETKNIKNLFTAGQMNGTSGYEEAAGQGLIAGINAALRAAGKPGFTLGRDEAYIGVLIDDLVTKGTEEPYRLLTSRAEYRLILRHDNADLRLTDYGYKLGLISDERYAEFEDKKKQIAIVKAKLASLTIHPNFEIQQYLSGIGENQMSAGVKADIFLRRPKVTIDDIERLTGEKISPDRYVKEQVEINIKYAGYIKKEQVQIDRLHRQEAKKIPAGIDYNAIDGLATEARQKFAKIRPETIAQAERISGVNPADLAILSVYIQNGRYQKIKK